The Xanthomonas sontii genome contains a region encoding:
- a CDS encoding GNAT family N-acetyltransferase, whose translation MHSPLSIQRLRGAGIVPFLDAVAQLRIVVFRDWPYLYDGDLGYEREYLAAYAASPDSVFVLARDGEQVVGASTGLPLVDDTEAFAAAFAGSGIDPAEVFYFGESVLLPQYRGRGAGHAFFDEREAHARALGRFRLTAFCSVERAPDDPRRPPEYRGNDVFWRKRGYQPQAALRMHLPWNEVDRGETPHTLGFWTRALEPAA comes from the coding sequence ATGCACTCTCCGCTCTCCATTCAGCGCCTGCGCGGCGCCGGGATCGTGCCGTTCCTGGACGCGGTCGCGCAGCTGCGCATCGTGGTGTTCCGCGACTGGCCGTACCTCTACGACGGCGACCTCGGCTACGAACGCGAGTACCTGGCCGCCTATGCGGCGTCGCCCGACAGCGTGTTCGTGCTGGCGCGCGACGGCGAGCAGGTGGTCGGGGCCTCCACCGGGCTGCCGCTGGTCGACGACACCGAGGCGTTCGCCGCGGCCTTCGCCGGCAGCGGCATCGACCCGGCCGAGGTGTTCTATTTCGGCGAGTCGGTGCTGTTGCCGCAGTACCGCGGGCGCGGCGCCGGCCATGCCTTCTTCGACGAGCGCGAGGCGCATGCGCGCGCGCTCGGTCGCTTCCGCCTGACCGCGTTCTGTTCGGTGGAGCGGGCGCCCGACGACCCGCGGCGGCCGCCGGAGTACCGTGGCAACGACGTGTTCTGGCGCAAGCGCGGCTATCAGCCGCAGGCCGCCTTGCGCATGCACCTGCCGTGGAACGAGGTCGACCGCGGCGAAACGCCGCATACCCTGGGTTTCTGGACCCGCGCGCTGGAGCCTGCCGCATGA